A single window of Cytobacillus dafuensis DNA harbors:
- the trmB gene encoding tRNA (guanosine(46)-N7)-methyltransferase TrmB, which yields MRQRNKPWAKEKLADYPQYVIASPDQFKGKWHDVFEKKQPLHIEIGTGKGRFLTGMAKANPDINYIGIELQDSIIVTALDKIIEEEIPNIKLMNVNAEDLREFFEKGEVDRVYLNFSDPWPKTRHAKRRLTFKHFLNIYEDILIDNGEIHFKTDNQGLFEFSLMSFSEYGMLLKYVSLDLHNSDFEGNIMTEYEEKFSNKGNRIYRCEVQFK from the coding sequence ATGCGACAACGGAATAAGCCATGGGCTAAGGAAAAACTTGCCGACTACCCGCAATATGTAATAGCTTCACCTGATCAATTCAAAGGGAAATGGCATGATGTTTTTGAGAAGAAGCAACCCCTTCATATAGAGATAGGAACAGGTAAAGGCCGCTTTTTGACAGGTATGGCTAAAGCTAATCCTGATATTAATTATATTGGCATTGAATTACAGGACAGTATTATTGTAACGGCACTTGATAAGATTATTGAGGAAGAAATCCCTAATATTAAGCTAATGAATGTTAATGCAGAAGATTTACGAGAGTTTTTTGAAAAAGGGGAAGTGGATCGAGTTTATTTAAACTTCTCTGATCCTTGGCCAAAGACTCGCCATGCAAAGAGGAGATTAACTTTTAAGCATTTCTTGAATATATATGAGGATATTCTTATCGATAATGGGGAAATACATTTTAAGACCGATAATCAAGGTTTATTTGAATTTTCTCTTATGAGTTTTTCTGAATATGGAATGCTGCTAAAATATGTGAGTTTAGATCTTCATAATAGTGATTTTGAAGGAAATATTATGACTGAATATGAAGAGAAGTTTTCAAACAAGGGCAATCGTATTTATCGATGCGAGGTTCAATTTAAATAA
- a CDS encoding YtzH-like family protein, which produces MPISHQDKLNLLKDILNNHQMDCCGSVSECEQLKRLVKSLMVHPSLDEHAQSILEEIYKYSQHGINSVHLDNHIESHQNELTQWVSDINQFT; this is translated from the coding sequence ATGCCAATTAGTCATCAAGATAAATTAAACTTATTAAAAGATATATTAAACAACCATCAAATGGATTGTTGTGGATCAGTTTCAGAATGTGAACAATTAAAACGGTTAGTCAAATCGTTAATGGTTCATCCAAGCTTGGATGAACATGCACAATCAATATTAGAAGAAATATATAAATACAGTCAACATGGAATTAATTCCGTTCATTTGGATAATCATATTGAATCCCATCAGAATGAACTTACACAATGGGTCAGTGATATTAATCAGTTCACTTAA
- a CDS encoding phosphotransferase family protein codes for MKHLLGQEWEIVPAGGATGEAFFAKHEEQRLFLKRNSSPFLAVLSAEGIVPKLVWTKRLENGDVITAQQWLNGRELNHAEMNNERVAKLLKKIHSSKPLLGMLKRLGKSPLAPEMLLRIIEEQLDGDLKQDQTVIHSIEFLRKEILNIRCDEKTVCHCDVNHNNWLLTENNQLYLIDWDGAMIGDPAIDLGSVLYWYIPKDEWSDWVERYGRTLTKDLILRMKWYVIALTLNSIQWHKNKLRFQEMKKLLGFLNEIHDH; via the coding sequence TTGAAACATTTATTAGGACAAGAATGGGAAATCGTTCCTGCTGGTGGTGCGACGGGAGAGGCTTTTTTTGCTAAGCACGAAGAGCAAAGACTGTTCCTAAAAAGGAATTCGTCTCCTTTTCTTGCAGTGTTATCCGCAGAGGGAATTGTTCCTAAGCTTGTTTGGACAAAAAGACTAGAAAACGGTGACGTCATAACCGCCCAGCAATGGCTTAATGGAAGAGAACTGAATCATGCGGAAATGAATAATGAACGTGTGGCAAAGTTGCTCAAGAAAATCCATAGTTCAAAGCCATTGCTAGGCATGCTTAAGAGATTGGGGAAGTCTCCGCTTGCCCCTGAAATGCTGCTTCGCATCATTGAAGAGCAACTTGATGGGGATCTAAAGCAGGATCAGACAGTGATTCATTCAATTGAATTTCTCAGAAAAGAAATATTGAATATACGCTGTGATGAAAAAACCGTATGCCATTGTGATGTTAATCATAACAACTGGCTTCTCACTGAAAACAACCAGCTGTACTTAATTGACTGGGATGGGGCAATGATTGGAGATCCTGCCATCGATCTTGGAAGTGTTTTATATTGGTATATTCCAAAAGATGAGTGGTCTGATTGGGTTGAGCGATATGGACGAACACTTACTAAAGATTTAATTCTTAGGATGAAATGGTATGTGATTGCTCTAACATTAAATTCAATTCAGTGGCATAAAAATAAGCTTCGTTTTCAGGAAATGAAAAAGCTACTTGGATTTTTAAATGAAATTCATGATCATTAA
- the pulA gene encoding type I pullulanase, with protein MISIKRNFFAYLDEMNIMTVLLPYDYNGGNSAFFSLINEHDQVISDVKILNRTAIEDSMKYVCKIERAPIIGGQYWVLDEFGGKTDLQIGAVIRTPAFDEAFYYEGALGCSYTNEGTSFTVWAPTATSVKLKLMPERETTHETVEMERKENGVWCIYVNRDLEKYRYSFLVCINLEWREAVDPYAFSVSVNGEYGIIVDLLKTKMAKPPLPPLENPTDAIIYETHVRDFTIHPNSGVTKKGTYLGAGELNTTDKEGAPTGLSYVKNLGVTHIEFLPLQDFEGIDERGLIQEYNWGYNPLHFNTPEGSYSTAPVDPYARIRELKAMIYAVHSQGLRVIMDVVYNHVYIRENSSFEKIVPGYYFRHDEFGMPSNGTGVGNDFASERLMARKFIIDSVKFWLKEYQIDGFRFDLMGILDIETMNKVREAVDSVDRTAIIIGEGWDLNTPIPGNQKANISNHEHLPRIGHFNDWFRDTIKGSTFNLYDKGYALGNEHYYEAAKQVLAGSIGLEKKERGLFLSPVQSVNYVESHDNHTLWDKLIVCSSTLEEKIKKRQHRLATVMVLLAQGIPFLHSGQEFFRTKEGIGNSYRASDEINRLDWDRKARYSENVNYIKGIIRIRMDHKAFRFSTSEEIRKHLTFLSTEKPVIGFIIEDVRNLGPWNRIMVLFNPAQKEQTVMIPKGKWEVLADDQKAGTTPIRFVYEYSLLLTPISSYVLVCK; from the coding sequence ATGATTTCTATTAAACGCAATTTCTTTGCATATTTAGATGAGATGAACATCATGACTGTTTTACTTCCTTATGACTATAATGGTGGAAATTCTGCTTTTTTTTCCTTAATAAATGAACATGATCAAGTTATTTCTGATGTTAAAATACTTAATCGAACAGCTATAGAAGATTCGATGAAATATGTTTGCAAAATCGAAAGGGCTCCTATTATTGGCGGGCAGTATTGGGTGTTAGATGAGTTTGGCGGAAAAACCGATTTACAAATAGGTGCAGTTATTCGAACACCCGCTTTCGATGAAGCATTTTATTATGAAGGAGCTCTTGGTTGTTCTTACACAAATGAAGGAACAAGCTTTACGGTTTGGGCACCCACTGCAACAAGTGTAAAGCTTAAATTGATGCCTGAAAGAGAAACTACTCATGAAACCGTTGAGATGGAAAGAAAAGAAAATGGCGTTTGGTGCATATACGTCAATCGAGACTTGGAGAAATACCGCTATTCATTTCTTGTTTGTATTAACCTGGAATGGCGGGAGGCAGTGGATCCATATGCCTTTTCTGTTAGTGTCAATGGCGAATATGGCATCATCGTTGATTTACTAAAAACGAAAATGGCAAAACCTCCTCTTCCTCCTCTTGAAAACCCAACAGATGCAATTATCTACGAAACCCATGTCAGAGATTTTACTATTCATCCAAACAGCGGTGTGACAAAAAAAGGGACATATCTTGGTGCAGGAGAATTGAATACGACAGATAAAGAGGGAGCTCCAACCGGATTATCATATGTAAAGAACCTTGGTGTGACCCATATTGAGTTTCTTCCACTTCAGGATTTTGAAGGTATTGATGAAAGGGGACTAATTCAGGAATATAACTGGGGTTATAATCCATTGCACTTTAATACTCCAGAAGGGAGCTATTCTACCGCCCCCGTTGATCCATATGCCAGAATTCGGGAATTGAAAGCAATGATTTATGCTGTTCATTCACAAGGATTAAGAGTCATCATGGATGTTGTTTATAACCATGTCTATATACGAGAAAATTCTTCATTTGAAAAAATTGTACCTGGCTATTATTTTCGCCATGATGAGTTTGGAATGCCTTCAAATGGAACAGGTGTTGGAAATGATTTTGCTTCAGAACGATTAATGGCAAGAAAATTTATTATTGATTCGGTTAAGTTTTGGCTTAAGGAGTATCAAATAGATGGATTTCGCTTCGATTTAATGGGTATCCTGGACATCGAGACGATGAATAAAGTTCGTGAAGCGGTTGATTCAGTAGATCGAACAGCCATTATTATTGGCGAAGGATGGGATTTGAATACACCCATTCCGGGAAATCAAAAGGCGAATATCAGCAATCATGAGCATCTGCCGAGAATCGGACATTTTAATGATTGGTTTAGGGATACGATAAAGGGAAGTACATTTAATTTATATGATAAGGGGTATGCTCTAGGGAATGAACATTATTATGAGGCAGCTAAGCAGGTTCTTGCGGGCAGCATCGGATTAGAAAAGAAAGAAAGAGGACTCTTTCTATCACCGGTCCAATCCGTTAATTATGTGGAGTCACATGATAACCATACATTATGGGATAAATTAATTGTTTGTTCATCTACGTTGGAAGAGAAAATAAAAAAGCGTCAGCATCGTCTTGCAACAGTGATGGTACTGCTAGCACAAGGAATTCCCTTTTTGCATAGCGGCCAAGAGTTTTTCCGGACAAAAGAAGGAATAGGCAACAGCTATCGGGCATCTGATGAAATAAACCGTTTAGATTGGGATCGAAAAGCTCGATATTCTGAAAATGTAAATTATATTAAAGGGATAATTAGGATAAGAATGGACCATAAAGCTTTTCGGTTTTCCACTTCTGAAGAAATAAGGAAGCATTTAACGTTCCTCTCCACTGAAAAGCCCGTTATTGGCTTTATTATTGAAGATGTAAGAAATCTTGGTCCCTGGAATCGGATTATGGTCCTATTCAATCCTGCTCAAAAAGAACAAACTGTCATGATACCTAAGGGGAAATGGGAGGTGCTTGCAGATGATCAGAAAGCTGGAACCACTCCAATTCGATTTGTTTATGAATATTCCCTTTTACTCACGCCAATTTCCTCTTATGTTTTAGTATGTAAATAA
- a CDS encoding diacylglycerol/lipid kinase family protein, translating to MKNIYFIINPQAKNGYCQKVWNRLEKILIEQKTSYMAFFTEYSGHAEEISQTIAAKAEGNRTTIIAVGGDGTMHEVLNGAALFSNVQVAFIPCGSGNDFSRGFGIPKKPSEALLSLLKELAQHNPIFVDTGKILTEDNKDIYFINNMGAGFDALISREVNRSRIKRLLNRFSLGKFVYVYFLLKNMFTYKPVSMDIKIDGRKYSFHSAWFVTVSNQPYYGGGMKISPDASPFDGVLNITVVHNLSRIKLLFVFITVFWGGHTKFKEVTALTGRSIKIHSSSALFAHADGEDIGYTPLKVSACHKALPVILCGILKEEEVNMNDFY from the coding sequence ATGAAAAATATTTATTTTATCATTAACCCACAAGCCAAAAATGGCTATTGTCAAAAGGTATGGAACCGATTAGAAAAAATATTAATAGAACAAAAAACTTCTTATATGGCTTTTTTCACAGAATACAGTGGACACGCAGAGGAAATTTCGCAAACCATTGCTGCTAAAGCAGAAGGAAATAGGACTACGATCATTGCAGTTGGTGGTGATGGTACAATGCATGAGGTCTTGAATGGTGCTGCATTATTTAGCAATGTTCAAGTAGCATTTATTCCATGCGGATCAGGCAATGACTTTTCAAGAGGCTTTGGAATTCCCAAAAAACCATCTGAAGCACTCCTTTCATTATTAAAGGAACTAGCGCAACATAATCCGATATTTGTTGATACAGGAAAGATACTAACAGAAGACAATAAAGATATATATTTTATTAATAATATGGGTGCTGGATTTGATGCGCTTATTTCTAGAGAAGTGAATCGTTCAAGAATTAAACGATTATTAAACCGCTTTTCTCTCGGGAAATTTGTTTATGTATATTTTTTATTAAAAAATATGTTTACGTATAAACCAGTTTCGATGGATATAAAGATTGATGGTAGAAAATATTCCTTTCATTCTGCATGGTTTGTAACTGTGTCCAATCAGCCTTACTATGGCGGAGGAATGAAAATCTCTCCAGATGCATCTCCTTTTGATGGCGTATTAAACATTACTGTTGTCCACAATTTATCAAGAATCAAGCTATTATTTGTTTTTATCACTGTGTTTTGGGGTGGACATACTAAGTTTAAGGAAGTAACAGCATTAACTGGCAGAAGCATTAAAATACATTCTTCCAGTGCGCTATTTGCTCACGCGGATGGGGAAGACATCGGCTATACTCCATTAAAGGTATCGGCGTGTCATAAAGCTCTCCCTGTAATATTATGTGGCATCTTGAAAGAAGAGGAGGTAAACATGAATGATTTCTATTAA
- a CDS encoding nuclease-related domain-containing protein, with amino-acid sequence MGQLIKIQDYVSRYEQNIYLYPSRYVRLKKQQWGKLKSAWENNDPSFFMDQYQANQDTTDWFIEEKQPFMNKLKGFLKLGKNEIDEEEMILEEPEKTEDEDEEEEVNFDFKTNFTYRPDSIEELKHQFLDQLFSFQMKWASSTLTEKSFVERKFYYDERLKYFLQRFPDTYLVLYFPLFLLKKAPVEVETIILGPTGVWCISFLESEDLAVFIGSKERFWVKRGKGEEKKVLNPLPALNRTGKIVQQIFQMNEIDLPIHKVVLSRNGYIDYPALPFDVQLIEKRNYEEWFNSMRNLSSPLKHNQIKGAQALLQFCQTTSIRRLEWELPNED; translated from the coding sequence ATGGGACAATTAATTAAAATACAGGATTATGTTTCACGTTATGAACAGAATATCTATTTATACCCTTCGCGTTATGTCAGATTGAAAAAACAGCAATGGGGTAAATTGAAATCTGCGTGGGAAAATAACGATCCCAGTTTTTTTATGGATCAATATCAGGCAAATCAAGATACAACTGACTGGTTTATAGAAGAAAAACAGCCCTTTATGAACAAATTAAAGGGTTTTCTAAAGCTAGGAAAAAATGAAATAGATGAAGAAGAAATGATTTTAGAAGAACCGGAAAAAACGGAAGATGAAGATGAGGAAGAGGAAGTAAATTTTGATTTCAAAACAAACTTTACTTATCGGCCGGATTCGATTGAAGAATTAAAGCATCAATTTCTTGATCAGCTCTTCAGCTTTCAAATGAAATGGGCCAGCTCTACATTAACAGAAAAATCATTCGTCGAAAGAAAATTCTATTATGATGAAAGGCTCAAATATTTTCTTCAAAGATTTCCAGACACTTATCTTGTTCTATATTTTCCACTTTTTTTATTAAAAAAAGCTCCTGTAGAAGTAGAAACAATTATCTTAGGTCCTACAGGTGTTTGGTGCATCAGTTTTCTTGAGAGTGAGGATCTTGCCGTTTTTATTGGCTCTAAAGAGAGGTTCTGGGTGAAGCGCGGAAAAGGTGAGGAGAAAAAAGTCTTGAATCCATTACCCGCCTTAAATCGAACGGGGAAAATTGTTCAGCAAATTTTTCAAATGAATGAAATAGATCTGCCTATTCACAAAGTAGTCTTATCTAGAAACGGATATATTGATTATCCGGCATTACCATTTGATGTTCAGCTTATAGAAAAAAGAAACTATGAAGAATGGTTTAATAGTATGAGAAATCTTAGTTCACCATTAAAACACAACCAAATCAAAGGAGCTCAAGCTTTACTTCAATTTTGCCAAACAACATCAATTAGAAGGCTTGAATGGGAGCTTCCAAATGAAGATTAA
- the thpR gene encoding RNA 2',3'-cyclic phosphodiesterase, whose protein sequence is MEKKTHFFFAISLPIETKLKLKEVCSIIKENLPFQRWVHFEDFHITLAFLGAAEEDMLRHAQILIKEGLKEQKPFSLHINQLGVFGRGDAPRIFWADTLKEERLTEIHNIVYQACVKAGFELETRPFKPHITLARKWTGSSSFHTSLLGENNPFHPSPLTFKASEVVLYQTHLDQIPKYERTAIFPLLDE, encoded by the coding sequence ATGGAGAAAAAGACTCATTTTTTCTTTGCGATCAGTTTACCAATTGAAACAAAGCTAAAGTTAAAGGAAGTATGTTCGATAATAAAAGAGAATCTTCCGTTTCAACGTTGGGTTCATTTTGAAGATTTTCATATTACTTTGGCATTTCTTGGAGCGGCTGAGGAGGATATGCTGCGTCATGCACAAATCCTTATTAAGGAAGGATTAAAAGAACAGAAGCCTTTTTCATTACATATCAATCAGCTTGGAGTGTTCGGTAGAGGAGATGCGCCTAGAATATTTTGGGCTGATACTCTTAAAGAAGAAAGATTAACAGAAATACATAATATTGTATATCAGGCGTGTGTCAAAGCAGGCTTTGAACTAGAAACTAGACCATTCAAACCTCATATCACATTAGCGAGAAAATGGACAGGCAGCTCTTCTTTTCACACAAGTCTATTAGGGGAAAACAATCCTTTTCATCCTTCACCTCTAACTTTTAAGGCAAGTGAGGTAGTCTTATATCAGACTCATTTAGATCAAATTCCTAAATATGAAAGAACAGCAATCTTTCCGTTGCTGGACGAATAA
- a CDS encoding LolA family protein, with protein sequence MKIKGLLVSSCLALGVLAGCSGDLNVSAEEIITNVLEADKELKSYYAEGEMKFFEGDTLKEAHLMKEYVNENGKKKVMIIDKNTKNETVSVNDGKELITYDKKENKAFKIDVSSLDLPEKTQREQLIAMMEALKDTHNYEIIGEEKVNGFLTHHVKLIPKEKKSLLGEMEFWVDQKTWFLVKSISTVGENRSEIVYTKLDTSTKFAEDTFKINLPKDVEIKNIDEDLGQRIGTIQDAEKGLGKPFLVFDEEDLTFSGVEILETKGEINRTEVSMNYLKEGNPQLNLSIFPAPEGQGMEIAYNGLKVRGNNAEYMEEIDALSWDEDGLRYSILINNPDLSLEDVMKMTEKMKLSSSK encoded by the coding sequence ATGAAAATAAAAGGCTTATTAGTTAGTTCATGCTTAGCGTTAGGAGTTTTAGCAGGGTGCTCAGGAGATTTGAATGTGTCGGCGGAAGAGATTATTACAAATGTTCTTGAGGCGGATAAGGAGCTTAAGTCTTACTATGCTGAAGGTGAAATGAAGTTTTTTGAAGGGGATACTTTAAAGGAAGCCCATTTGATGAAGGAATATGTTAACGAGAATGGTAAAAAGAAAGTAATGATAATAGATAAAAACACCAAAAATGAAACAGTATCTGTAAATGATGGCAAAGAATTAATTACTTATGATAAAAAGGAAAATAAAGCATTTAAAATAGATGTTTCTTCACTGGATTTACCTGAAAAAACTCAGCGGGAGCAGCTGATCGCAATGATGGAAGCATTAAAGGACACTCATAATTATGAGATTATAGGTGAAGAAAAAGTGAATGGATTTTTGACACATCATGTCAAATTAATTCCGAAAGAGAAAAAATCTTTGCTTGGTGAAATGGAATTCTGGGTAGATCAAAAAACATGGTTCCTTGTAAAGTCCATAAGTACCGTTGGTGAAAACCGTTCCGAAATTGTTTATACGAAGTTAGATACTTCAACTAAGTTTGCTGAAGACACGTTTAAAATAAATTTACCGAAAGATGTTGAGATTAAGAATATTGATGAAGATTTAGGTCAAAGAATTGGTACAATTCAAGATGCGGAAAAGGGATTAGGAAAACCATTTTTAGTTTTCGATGAAGAAGACTTAACATTTAGCGGTGTAGAAATTTTGGAAACAAAAGGTGAAATTAATAGAACGGAAGTTTCAATGAACTATTTAAAAGAAGGGAATCCTCAGCTCAATTTATCTATTTTTCCAGCACCAGAAGGTCAGGGAATGGAAATTGCGTATAATGGTTTGAAGGTTCGTGGGAATAATGCGGAATATATGGAGGAGATAGACGCCCTTAGCTGGGACGAAGACGGCCTGCGCTATTCAATTCTTATAAACAATCCTGATTTGTCTTTAGAGGATGTTATGAAAATGACCGAAAAAATGAAGCTAAGTTCAAGCAAATAA
- a CDS encoding sensor histidine kinase has product MKIKTWLMLSYFIVMILPVATLYFFYITISHYDEKHNFLEFMEMKKTIDAFESKLENPSLYKIQPIEKYEPIKKETDESMNITLYRYDGFKLYSTLDNIGFEMYLPQFRDELFQDLNVLKKNHRTFTYKKAVFDSNKLIGIYEIKMTRNDWLQGVNNRTLLLGSLFALSFIIIYIAVFILLNRKLNRPLKLLREEMTAFAHGEKSREQLVHANDELGELIHHFEKMKSQIEKTNAEVKRQQAEKEYMVASLSHDLKTPLTVIRAYSEALHGNQVLTNEEKIEYKTILFEKLDYMKSMLDDLALYTALQSAKDKVELVNVEGEEFFEMLLGGYHEPCMTKGIRLTVNQMITANYQLNTKQMMRIVDNLMENALRYTKDGHNIWLSALSTSSPLPKWIFAPFVKEVEMWRENGTIILIQNEGLAIPEENLEKVFQPFVQIEEARGQGGSSGLGLSIAKMAIEQHGGKIKLWSAKGYGTLVACWLKEG; this is encoded by the coding sequence ATGAAAATAAAAACATGGTTAATGCTAAGTTATTTTATCGTTATGATTCTTCCTGTCGCAACTCTATATTTTTTCTATATAACCATAAGCCATTATGATGAAAAACATAATTTCTTAGAATTTATGGAAATGAAAAAAACGATTGATGCTTTCGAGTCGAAGCTCGAGAATCCCTCTTTATATAAAATTCAGCCGATTGAAAAGTATGAGCCGATAAAAAAAGAGACGGATGAGTCAATGAATATTACCCTTTATCGTTATGATGGGTTTAAGCTATATTCGACATTAGACAATATCGGATTTGAAATGTATTTACCACAATTCAGAGATGAATTATTTCAGGACTTAAATGTTTTGAAAAAAAATCATCGTACATTTACATACAAGAAAGCCGTTTTCGATTCTAATAAATTAATTGGCATTTATGAAATTAAGATGACTAGGAATGATTGGCTTCAAGGTGTAAATAATCGAACTTTACTGCTAGGCTCATTATTTGCTCTCTCTTTTATTATCATCTACATAGCTGTTTTCATTCTATTAAACCGTAAGTTAAACCGCCCTCTTAAATTATTAAGAGAAGAAATGACGGCCTTTGCTCATGGAGAAAAAAGTAGAGAACAACTCGTCCATGCAAATGATGAGCTTGGAGAATTGATCCATCATTTCGAAAAAATGAAGTCACAAATTGAAAAAACGAACGCTGAAGTGAAGCGACAACAAGCTGAGAAGGAGTATATGGTTGCTTCTCTATCACATGACTTAAAAACTCCATTAACAGTTATTCGGGCGTATTCAGAGGCACTTCATGGAAATCAAGTGCTTACCAACGAGGAAAAGATAGAGTACAAGACTATTTTATTCGAAAAATTAGATTATATGAAGAGCATGCTTGATGATTTAGCGCTATATACTGCCCTGCAGTCAGCGAAGGATAAAGTGGAGTTAGTGAATGTCGAGGGCGAAGAGTTTTTTGAAATGCTTCTTGGAGGCTATCATGAGCCGTGTATGACGAAAGGGATCCGATTGACGGTTAATCAAATGATCACAGCCAATTATCAATTAAACACGAAGCAAATGATGAGAATTGTGGATAATTTAATGGAAAATGCACTTCGCTATACTAAAGATGGACATAATATATGGCTATCTGCTCTATCAACAAGCTCACCATTGCCAAAGTGGATATTCGCCCCCTTTGTTAAAGAGGTAGAAATGTGGAGAGAAAACGGAACAATTATATTGATTCAAAATGAAGGGCTTGCGATACCAGAGGAAAATTTAGAAAAGGTATTTCAGCCATTTGTGCAAATAGAGGAAGCAAGAGGACAAGGCGGAAGCTCTGGACTCGGGCTTAGTATCGCCAAAATGGCCATTGAACAGCATGGCGGAAAAATAAAACTATGGTCAGCGAAAGGATACGGCACTTTAGTAGCTTGCTGGCTTAAGGAAGGATAG
- a CDS encoding response regulator transcription factor, with protein sequence MANKEKILIIEDDGSIARILCDHLRKEGYFVTWASTGKEGWEDFKADQYDLILVDLMLPEMDGFTLCKTIRLESDVPILIVSAKTESDSKINGLDLGADDYITKPFSLEELSARISSHLRRYRRYLNTDESQSIHYFGGLKIDFQKEVLHLNEETLQLTMKELELLFLLAKNPFKTFSKSELYEHIWQQEDLNGNNTVTVHIKGLRTKLKDEAKTAKYIQTVWGIGYRFIGEVIS encoded by the coding sequence ATGGCGAACAAAGAAAAGATATTAATTATTGAAGATGATGGATCTATTGCGCGCATTCTTTGCGACCATTTGCGAAAGGAGGGCTATTTTGTTACTTGGGCATCTACTGGTAAAGAAGGCTGGGAGGATTTTAAAGCAGATCAATATGATCTTATTTTAGTAGATTTGATGCTTCCTGAAATGGATGGATTTACACTTTGTAAAACCATTAGGCTAGAAAGTGATGTTCCTATTCTAATCGTTAGTGCGAAAACAGAAAGCGATAGCAAAATTAATGGTCTTGACTTAGGGGCAGATGACTATATTACGAAGCCGTTTAGCCTAGAGGAATTAAGTGCAAGGATAAGCTCGCATTTAAGGCGGTATCGCCGCTACTTGAACACGGATGAATCTCAAAGTATTCACTACTTTGGAGGGCTTAAAATTGATTTTCAAAAAGAGGTTTTACACTTAAATGAGGAAACATTGCAATTAACAATGAAGGAACTTGAGCTGTTATTTTTATTAGCAAAAAACCCCTTCAAAACCTTTTCTAAATCAGAGCTGTATGAGCATATTTGGCAGCAAGAGGATTTAAATGGAAATAATACCGTCACAGTCCATATTAAAGGCTTACGTACAAAGTTAAAGGATGAAGCAAAAACAGCAAAATACATTCAAACGGTCTGGGGAATCGGCTATCGTTTTATCGGAGAAGTTATTTCATGA
- the dat gene encoding D-amino-acid transaminase: MEFVIVNGEFIERSEVKIDMEDRGYQFGDGVYEVIRVYNGKMFTANEHLNRLIESGKKIKMDISYTVEEMKEMLNKLIQKNNLDLGTIYMQITRGTAPRNHVFPGDHVLPTFVANTKEAARPIENMKSGVKTILNEDIRWLLCDIKSLNLLGNLMAKQKAVEAGCFEAIQHRNGTVTEGSLSNVLIVKDGKVITHPADNLVLNGITRQKVLEICRNNGMSYEETTFTLDDLNAADEVFISGTTTEVTPVIEIEGNKVGDGTPGPITKKLQELFEKEIEKECGNLSVEA; encoded by the coding sequence ATGGAATTTGTGATCGTAAATGGGGAATTTATCGAACGGTCAGAAGTAAAGATTGATATGGAAGATCGCGGCTATCAATTTGGAGACGGAGTTTATGAAGTTATCCGAGTTTATAACGGAAAAATGTTTACTGCAAATGAGCATCTTAATCGTCTAATTGAAAGCGGCAAGAAAATCAAAATGGATATTTCATATACTGTTGAAGAAATGAAAGAAATGTTAAACAAGCTAATCCAAAAAAATAATCTCGATCTTGGTACCATTTACATGCAAATTACTCGAGGAACAGCACCTCGAAATCATGTATTCCCAGGAGATCATGTTCTTCCAACCTTTGTAGCAAATACGAAGGAAGCAGCAAGACCGATAGAAAACATGAAATCAGGTGTAAAAACAATTTTAAACGAAGACATTCGTTGGCTTCTTTGTGATATTAAGAGCTTGAACCTGCTAGGAAATTTAATGGCGAAGCAAAAAGCTGTTGAAGCAGGCTGTTTCGAGGCGATTCAGCATCGTAATGGAACAGTAACAGAAGGAAGTTTATCGAATGTACTGATTGTGAAAGACGGCAAGGTTATCACTCATCCAGCTGATAATCTAGTCCTTAATGGAATTACAAGACAGAAAGTATTAGAAATTTGCCGAAATAATGGTATGTCTTATGAAGAAACGACCTTCACTCTAGATGACCTAAATGCAGCAGATGAAGTGTTTATCTCTGGTACGACTACAGAAGTAACGCCTGTTATTGAAATAGAAGGAAATAAAGTAGGCGATGGTACACCAGGGCCTATTACTAAAAAGCTTCAGGAGCTTTTTGAGAAGGAAATTGAGAAAGAATGCGGCAATTTAAGCGTAGAAGCTTAA